From a region of the Impatiens glandulifera chromosome 4, dImpGla2.1, whole genome shotgun sequence genome:
- the LOC124933801 gene encoding homeobox-leucine zipper protein ATHB-15-like: MAISCKDAKNAMDNGKYVRYTPEQVEALERFYHECPKPSSIRRQQLIRECPILSNIEPKQIKVWFQNRRCREKQRKEASRLQVVNRKLTAMNKLLMEENDRLQKQVSQLVYENGYFRQNTQNPTLASKDVSSDSVVTSGQHHLPPPQHPPRDASPAGLLSIAEETLTEFLSKATGTAVEWVQMPGMKPGPDSIGIVAISHGCTGVAARACGLVGLEPTRVAEILKDRPSWNRDCRAVDILNVLPTANGGTVELLYMQLYAPTTLAPARDFWLLRYTSVMEDGSLVVCERSLNNTHNGPNMPPVQSFVRAEMLSSGYLIRPCDGGGSMIHIVDHMNLEAWSVPEVLRPLYESSAMLSQKTTMAALRQLRQIAEELSQSNVANWSRRPAALRALSQRLSRGFNEALNGFTDQGWSVMGNDGTDDVTILVNSTPDKLMSLNLTFANGFPPVSNTVLCARASMLLQNVPPAILLRFLREHRSEWADNNFDAYAFAAVKLGPSSMPGARVGSYGSQVILPLAHTIEHEELLEVIKLDGIGHCTEDTIMPRDLFLLQLCSGMDENAVGTSSELLFAPIDASFADDAPLLPSGFRIIPLDPAKEASSPNRTLDLTSSLEIGSGNKTSNSYSTGSGCTRSVMTIAFQFAFESHMQEHVASVARQYVRSIISSVQRVALALSPSHSSHGGLRSPLGSPEANTLAQWICQSYRCYLGVELLNFGGEGAGESSLKMLWNHCDAILCCSAKELPVFTFANQAGLDMLETTLVALQDITLEKIFDDQGRKSLCSEFPQIMQQGYGCLQGGICLSSMGRPISYERAVAWKVLNEDDNPHCLCFMFVNWSFV; the protein is encoded by the exons ATGGCAATTTCCTGTAAGGATGCTAAAAACGCCATGGATAACGGTAAATACGTTCGCTACACGCCTGAGCAGGTTGAAGCCCTTGAGAGGTTCTACCATGAGTGCCCCAAGCCCAGCTCCATTCGCCGACAGCAGCTCATTCGCGAGTGTCCCATTCTATCCAATATCGAGCCCAAGCAAATCAAAGTTTGGTTCCAGAATCGAAG ATGTAGAGAGAAACAGAGGAAAGAGGCTTCCAGGCTTCAAGTCGTTAACAGGAAGCTGACAGCAATGAATAAACTTCTAATGGAAGAGAATGATAGGTTGCAGAAGCAAGTTTCCCAGCTTGTGTACGAAAATGGCTACTTTCGCCAAAATACCCAAAAT CCAACACTTGCTTCCAAGGATGTCAGTTCTGATTCAGTGGTGACAAGTGGCCAACACCACTTGCCGCCGCCTCAGCATCCGCCAAGGGATGCCAGTCCTGCAGG ACTTTTGTCCATTGCAGAAGAGACTTTAACGGAGTTTCTATCCAAGGCCACTGGAACTGCTGTTGAGTGGGTTCAAATGCCTGGAATGAAG CCTGGTCCGGATTCCATTGGAATCGTTGCTATTTCTCACGGTTGCACTGGTGTGGCAGCGAGAGCCTGCGGCCTGGTGGGCCTAGAGCCTACAAGG GTTGCGGAAATCCTCAAAGATCGTCCATCATGGAATCGTGATTGTCGAGCGGTGGATATTCTAAACGTGCTTCCCACTGCCAATGGTGGAACCGTTGAGTTGCTTTACATGCAG CTCTATGCGCCAACAACCTTGGCTCCTGCTCGTGACTTCTGGTTGCTGCGTTATACATCCGTTATGGAAGATGGAAGTCTTGTG GTCTGTGAAAGATCTCTAAACAATACCCACAATGGTCCCAACATGCCACCTGTTCAGAGTTTTGTAAGAGCGGAAATGCTATCTAGTGGCTACCTTATTAGGCCTTGTGATGGAGGGGGGTCAATGATCCACATTGTTGATCATATGAACCTGGAG GCATGGAGTGTGCCTGAAGTTTTACGTCCACTGTATGAGTCATCAGCAATGCTCTCTCAAAAGACAACAATGGCT GCTTTGAGGCAGTTGAGGCAGATAGCTGAGGAGCTTTCTCAATCAAATGTCGCTAACTGGAGCAGAAGACCTGCGGCTCTGCGAGCACTTAGCCAGAGGTTAAGCAG GGGTTTCAATGAGGCTCTTAATGGGTTCACTGATCAAGGTTGGTCTGTGATGGGAAATGATGGCACAGATGATGTCACCATTCTTGTGAATTCTACTCCCGATAAATTGATGAGCTTAAACTTGACGTTTGCAAATGGATTTCCACCTGTCAGCAATACTGTCCTGTGTGCAAGAGCTTCAATGCTGTTGCAG AATGTGCCCCCTGCAATACTACTCAGGTTCTTGAGGGAGCACAGATCAGAATGGGCAGACAACAATTTTGATGCTTATGCATTTGCGGCAGTTAAACTTGGTCCTTCTAGCATGCCTGGGGCACGAGTAGGAAGTTATGGGAGTCAAGTTATACTTCCATTGGCTCATACTATTGAGCATGAAGAG CTGTTGGAGGTTATCAAATTGGATGGCATCGGCCATTGTACTGAAGACACCATAATGCCTAGAGATCTATTTCTCTTGCAA CTTTGCAGTGGAATGGATGAGAATGCTGTTGGCACTAGCTCTGAACTCCTCTTTGCTCCTATTGATGCTTCTTTTGCTGATGATGCACCTCTTCTTCCATCTGGCTTTCGCATTATTCCTCTGGATCCTGCCAAG GAAGCCTCAAGTCCAAATCGGACTCTTGATCTCACTTCTTCTCTGGAGATTGGGTCTGGAAATAAAACCTCCAACAGCTACTCAACTGGCAGCGGATGTACAAGATCAGTGATGACTATAGCATTTCAATTTGCATTTGAAAGTCACATGCAAGAACACGTTGCTTCTGTGGCTCGTCAATATGTTCGTAGCATTATTTCATCGGTTCAAAGGGTTGCATTAGCACTTTCACCATCCCATAGCTCTCATGGTGGTTTAAGATCTCCATTGGGTAGCCCTGAAGCAAATACTCTTGCACAGTGGATCTGCCAGAGTTATAG GTGCTATTTGGGTGTGGAATTGCTCAATTTTGGCGGTGAAGGAGCAGGAGAATCTTCTCTGAAAATGCTCTGGAATCACTGTGATGCTATTCTATGTTGCTCAGCAAAG GAATTGCCTGTATTTACTTTTGCTAATCAAGCTGGTCTTGACATGCTTGAGACAACATTGGTTGCACTTCAGGACATAACTCTGGAGAAAATCTTTGATGATCAAGGAAGAAAAAGTTTATGTTCTGAGTTCCCTCAAATTATGCAACAG GGTTATGGTTGTCTTCAAGGTGGAATATGTCTGTCGAGCATGGGCAGGCCAATTTCGTACGAAAGAGCGGTAGCCTGGAAAGTACTTAATGAAGACGATAATCCTCATTGCCTCTGTTTCATGTTCGTGAACTGGTCATTTGTGTGA
- the LOC124934370 gene encoding mini-ribonuclease 3-like isoform X2 encodes MAAAASPILASFPTTVRVRASSWDTQPRLSYTPHRTYPKKDKDSSTAIASASSTPSRSTTIINVSPLDPTTLLLAHLNRTTSKVESEENYLGYEVWLPSPPKVDKPRSTYNAASLAYIGDCIYELYARRHFFFPPLKIEEYNDHVKAVVCAEAQDAILKKLLKEEFLSNEERDVLRWGKNIISGKTRTKKRAGSAVYNRASSLETLIGYLYLTNMSRLEEVMVQMGFSCQASASILPQLLASSIDNGK; translated from the exons ATGGCGGCTGCTGCTTCGCCAATTCTGGCTTCATTTCCAACCACCGTTAGAGTCAGGGCATCGTCGTGGGACACCCAACCCCGTCTCAGTTACACCCCCCATCGCACGTACCCAAAGAAAGATAAAGACTCCTCCACAGCCATCGCTTCAGCATCTTCTACCCCTTCAAGGTCGACGACCATCATCAACGTTtctcctttggatccaacaacccTTCTTCTTGCACACCTCAATCGGACTACTTCCAAGG TGGAATCGGAGGAGAACTATCTAGGCTATGAGGTATGGTTGCCGAGCCCTCCCAAAGTGGATAAACCTAGGTCCACGTACAATGCGGCCTCATTGGCATACATCGGTGACTGCATCTACGAG CTATATGCTCGCAGACATTTCTTCTTTCCACCTTTGAAGATTGAAGAATACAATGATCATGTGAAGGCCGTTGTCTGTGCGGAGGCACAG GATGCCATTCTGAAAAAACTTCTCAAGGAAGAATTTTTATCCAATGAAGAAAG GGATGTCTTGCGATGgggtaaaaatattatttcaggCAAGACACGAACCAAAAAACGTGCTGGTTCTGCAGTTTACAACAGAGCATCTTCTTTAGAAACACTG ATTGGGTATCTATACTTGACAAATATGTCTCGTTTGGAGGAGGTCATGGTACAGATGGGATTCTCATGCCAGGCTTCTGCATCGATCCTTCCGCAGCTATTG GCGAGCAGCATTGACAATGGGAAATGA
- the LOC124934370 gene encoding mini-ribonuclease 3-like isoform X1, which translates to MAAAASPILASFPTTVRVRASSWDTQPRLSYTPHRTYPKKDKDSSTAIASASSTPSRSTTIINVSPLDPTTLLLAHLNRTTSKAVESEENYLGYEVWLPSPPKVDKPRSTYNAASLAYIGDCIYELYARRHFFFPPLKIEEYNDHVKAVVCAEAQDAILKKLLKEEFLSNEERDVLRWGKNIISGKTRTKKRAGSAVYNRASSLETLIGYLYLTNMSRLEEVMVQMGFSCQASASILPQLLASSIDNGK; encoded by the exons ATGGCGGCTGCTGCTTCGCCAATTCTGGCTTCATTTCCAACCACCGTTAGAGTCAGGGCATCGTCGTGGGACACCCAACCCCGTCTCAGTTACACCCCCCATCGCACGTACCCAAAGAAAGATAAAGACTCCTCCACAGCCATCGCTTCAGCATCTTCTACCCCTTCAAGGTCGACGACCATCATCAACGTTtctcctttggatccaacaacccTTCTTCTTGCACACCTCAATCGGACTACTTCCAAGG CAGTGGAATCGGAGGAGAACTATCTAGGCTATGAGGTATGGTTGCCGAGCCCTCCCAAAGTGGATAAACCTAGGTCCACGTACAATGCGGCCTCATTGGCATACATCGGTGACTGCATCTACGAG CTATATGCTCGCAGACATTTCTTCTTTCCACCTTTGAAGATTGAAGAATACAATGATCATGTGAAGGCCGTTGTCTGTGCGGAGGCACAG GATGCCATTCTGAAAAAACTTCTCAAGGAAGAATTTTTATCCAATGAAGAAAG GGATGTCTTGCGATGgggtaaaaatattatttcaggCAAGACACGAACCAAAAAACGTGCTGGTTCTGCAGTTTACAACAGAGCATCTTCTTTAGAAACACTG ATTGGGTATCTATACTTGACAAATATGTCTCGTTTGGAGGAGGTCATGGTACAGATGGGATTCTCATGCCAGGCTTCTGCATCGATCCTTCCGCAGCTATTG GCGAGCAGCATTGACAATGGGAAATGA
- the LOC124935659 gene encoding GTP-binding nuclear protein Ran1A-like: CPSLTFSFSSQALPNQQTVDYPSFKLVIVGDGGTGKTTFVKRHLTGEFEKKYEPTIGVEVHPLDFTTNCGKIRFYCWDTAGQEKFGGLRDGYYIHGQCAIIMFDVTARLTYKNVPTWHRDLCRVCENIPIVLCGNKVDVKNRQVKAKQVTFHRKKNLQYYEISAKSNYNFEKPYLYLARKLSGDPNLHFVGEIALAPPEVAIDMAAQQQHEAELINASAQPLPDDDDDLFD, translated from the exons TGTCCATCTTTAACATTTAGTTTTTCATCGCAGGCACTTCCTAATCAACAAACTGTCGACTATCCGAGCTTCAAGCTTGTCATCGTCGGCGATGGCGGCACAG GTAAAACAACTTTTGTTAAACGCCATCTCACTGGAGAATTCGAGAAGAAATACGAAC CGACTATTGGTGTGGAAGTTCATCCATTGGATTTCACCACGAATTGTGGCAAGATAAGGTTCTACTGCTGGGACACTGCCGGCCAAGAGAAATTCGGAGGTCTAAGAGATGGTTACTA TATTCATGGACAATGTGCAATCATAATGTTTGATGTTACTGCACGACTGACTTACAAAAATGTTCCTACATGGCATCGGGATCTTTGCAG GGTTTGTGAGAATATCCCGATTGTTCTTTGTGGAAACAAAGTTGATGTCAAGAATAGACAGGTCAAGGCAAAGCAGGTTACCTTCCACAGAAAGAAAAATCTTCAATACTATGAGATTTCTGCAAAGAGTAACTACAACTTTGAGAAGCCTTACTTATATCTTGCTAGGAAGCTTTCAGG TGATCCGAATCTTCACTTTGTTGGGGAAATTGCTCTGGCGCCTCCAGAAGTTGCTATTGACATGGCTGCACAACAACA GCATGAAGCTGAGTTGATTAATGCTTCCGCACAGCCTTTaccagatgatgatgatgatctgtTTGATTAG
- the LOC124933618 gene encoding late embryogenesis abundant protein 2-like codes for MASNQQSYKAGETKGKVEEKTGQMADTMKDKAQQAKGFVSDKTQATKDKTSQTGDKTQGAAQATKDKASDAAQATKDKASDAAQATKEKAQGAAQATKEKASEMSESAQEAAQAGKDKTAGVLQKTGEQVRSMAQGAADAVKHTFGMAEDDETNAGAAAGTNTKKVVY; via the coding sequence ATGGCATCAAACCAGCAAAGCTACAAGGCCGGCGAAACCAAAGGCAAAGTTGAGGAGAAAACAGGACAGATGGCCGATACGATGAAGGACAAGGCCCAACAGGCCAAGGGCTTTGTCTCCGACAAGACTCAGGCGACTAAGGATAAGACGTCTCAGACCGGTGACAAGACTCAGGGAGCAGCTCAGGCTACCAAGGACAAGGCGTCCGATGCAGCTCAGGCGACCAAGGACAAGGCGTCCGATGCAGCTCAGGCGACCAAGGAGAAAGCCCAAGGGGCAGCTCAGGCGACCAAGGAGAAGGCCTCTGAGATGTCGGAGTCGGCTCAAGAAGCTGCACAAGCTGGGAAGGATAAGACCGCCGGTGTTCTGCAGAAGACCGGTGAGCAAGTGAGGAGTATGGCGCAGGGGGCGGCGGACGCTGTGAAACATACTTTTGGGATGGCGGAAGATGATGAAACCAATGCCGGCGCCGCCGCCGGGACCAACACTAAGAAGGTGGTCTACTGA